One Synechocystis sp. LKSZ1 genomic window, AGTACTTGACGCAGAAAGCATTAAAAGGCGACTAGATGCTTGGATTGACGTAAAAGATAGAAGTTGGCATTTTTGCCTGGAATATGACAATTTTTTAGATTTGCGAAGCATCGGTATTACCAATAGTTTTACAATTAACCATGCCTCTGAACTTCAGAAATTAAAGTATAACCAAGATTATAGTTATAATTTATCATTTGTAGGACATGTACTTCCAGGCATTGATAAAACAATCACAGGCCTTCCCTTTTCCCATTTAATACAAGCAGATATATGGAATCGAATTACTAATCTGCCTCATAAATTATCAGAAAGAGCTACTAAATTTGCTATGAACGAGTTAAATACAGAAGAAGTATCCCTTGAGTTTTTATGTATTAAGCACTTCTATCTATCCTGCTTGCATACTCAGTCTCACCCTTTTAGAGGGGAAATTATAAGTAGAATTAACAATGTTGATATAGATATTATTGGAGGTGATCCTAAATATCTCCATGGCGCTCAACATGGTTTTCGAACAATCACTAAACCTAACACAAAGTACCATAATCCTGTAAACAAAGACAGTGAAGTAATCAAGGCTATTTATGCTAGTTCAAAGATTAATTTAAACATCACTCCTTTGCAGTTTGATAGTGCGGTAATTAACAGAGTAATTGATATTGCTACTGCAGGTGGCTTTATTCTTACTGATTGGCGATCGGACTTGCCTTCATTTACAAGCGTATACAAAGAAATTTCATATAAATCTATAGAGGAACTGAATGAAAAAATATCATACTACTTACATCCTGATAACAAAAAAGAACGAATAGACATTGCTGTTACGCTACATCAGGAAGTTTCTCAAAAATACACTTATACAAATGTTATTCAAGATATGATTTCTAAAATAAATTCATCTTGTACTCAACCGAATAATTCTCCAAGCAAGGTATGTATTGACCTAGGTTGTGGTGATTGGAAGCCAGATGGTTTTATTGGCGTTGATATATTATCCCGACCTCATGTAGATGTAGTAGCAAATCTCAACTCTCGCTTTCCGTTTCCTGATAGCAGTGCTGATGTCATACGAGCCCATGATGTGATTGAGCATTTGGAAGATCGTATCCATACTATGAATGAACTGTGGAGAGTTGCTAAACCTAATGGATTAATTGATATTCGAGTACCTTCTACCGATGGGCGGG contains:
- a CDS encoding glycosyltransferase, whose product is MSKIELNSRFLMEFSPTPIYQRIINAFREAFLSLGYTVDLIDIEGLTLEHYISNIKEISPDFLLISNSFCIASKYIKEVNEFVFQMIEAQLIFIHHDNIIGGVLDAESIKRRLDAWIDVKDRSWHFCLEYDNFLDLRSIGITNSFTINHASELQKLKYNQDYSYNLSFVGHVLPGIDKTITGLPFSHLIQADIWNRITNLPHKLSERATKFAMNELNTEEVSLEFLCIKHFYLSCLHTQSHPFRGEIISRINNVDIDIIGGDPKYLHGAQHGFRTITKPNTKYHNPVNKDSEVIKAIYASSKINLNITPLQFDSAVINRVIDIATAGGFILTDWRSDLPSFTSVYKEISYKSIEELNEKISYYLHPDNKKERIDIAVTLHQEVSQKYTYTNVIQDMISKINSSCTQPNNSPSKVCIDLGCGDWKPDGFIGVDILSRPHVDVVANLNSRFPFPDSSADVIRAHDVIEHLEDRIHTMNELWRVAKPNGLIDIRVPSTDGRGAFQDPTHISFWNINSFMYYCIEYPAYLKLNKSYGFKGAFRIEHINHEQSESNVIHVVARLRAVKESPLPQDYLQEYLNSIQEINILVYWDWHQEETELTRNLTQFLELLLTHPKKEKMTVFIGHKDIDGESVHLFIMEAAMKVFLENDIYVSDEEPFFMPIDIRQETVLKSLANHISVVFWLDNDPEIEAIKKCIPEIAIKSDTNEISSL